The following DNA comes from Teredinibacter haidensis.
CTAAGTGCCGTTGCCAGTTCGGTAGATTCACCATTGGCCTGGGTCATCACTTCAAAGCGGTACAATCCGGCCTCTACTCCATTTTCCTGGCTACTCTGCCAATCCAATAGCTCGCCATTCACCTCGGCATTCTGGCCATCCCACCGCAGCACCAACTCACCCGGGGGTTGCACACCCAGAGAGATCTGATCCACCAAGGAACCACTTTCCGTATAGATATTGACGGTGATATCACTGGAGCTAGACGGTACATCCACACTCGCGGTTACCACATCACCCGTTTCAAGCTGTGTACGATCCGTAGGAACTGTGACGGAACGGCCAACAAGCGTCGAAGCCTGTAATGCTTGGTTGGCGACAAAATTATTGGTAAAGCTGTCGAAGTTGTTATTTAGCTTATCCAAGCTCTCCACTGAACTGAACTGCGCCAGTTGCGCAATAAATTCGGTATTTTCCTGTGGACTCAAAGGGTCCTGATTTTCCATTTGCGTAATCATCAATTCTAAAAAGGCACTCTGGCCCAACTCGTTGGATTGAGGCTCGTCCGCCGTTTTATTGGCGATGGATAAATCGCTTAACAGGCTGTTATTACTGATGGCATTCACATTGCTCATGCGCTTTTCCTCAGCTGTATTTTATCGTTTACATTCATCAACTTACTGACCCAGAGTGAGTACGCGCTGAACCATTTGTTTCGCCGCATTCAT
Coding sequences within:
- a CDS encoding flagellar hook assembly protein FlgD encodes the protein MSNVNAISNNSLLSDLSIANKTADEPQSNELGQSAFLELMITQMENQDPLSPQENTEFIAQLAQFSSVESLDKLNNNFDSFTNNFVANQALQASTLVGRSVTVPTDRTQLETGDVVTASVDVPSSSSDITVNIYTESGSLVDQISLGVQPPGELVLRWDGQNAEVNGELLDWQSSQENGVEAGLYRFEVMTQANGESTELATALSANVNSVTVGSNGSLVLNLAGIGAVSLTDVKQFNE